AACCAGCGGGATGCGAGTTTCCGTGACTTTGGTTTTGCCGATATGAATAAAGGGGTAGATTATGTTCCTGGCGATTTGAATGAACCGGGGAGTTATACGGATTTCAATACCCGTCTGGAAGTGATGATTCCGGTCTGGAATGGCGGCAAGGTTTCGAGTTATCAAAACCAAGCCAAGGCGATGATTAAAGCAGCACAGCACGGCGACAAGGCCGTGCAACAGCACTTGACCTACAATGTCTATCAAGCCTATGAAGGCGTGCACACCGCGCGCGCTTTCGTCTCCGTCGCAGAACAAGCCGTTAAAGCTTCGGAATCCTATGTTCGAACCACGAAAAATCTGGTGGAACAGGGGGTTGTGGTTCGCTCCGAGTTGTTGAGTGCCAATGTACACTTGTCGGAAGCCAAAACCGCTTTGGAACAAGCGCAAACACAAGAACAGATTGCCTTAGATAATCTAAGAACCCTGATGGCGTTGGATCAAAATGCACCATTGGATGTCGGGCCGCGTATTGATATTTCATTGCCGTCCGATTCCCTACCGGAATTGACCAATATGGCGACCAGCACCAACCCTAAGTTGGAAGCTTCCCGTGAAGAGTCCCTGTCAAAGCGTGCCGCCATCGATGCCAGCAAAGCCGATCAATATCCCAATTTTAATATTATGGTTCGTGGCGATACTTATGATGAAAATCTCGGTTTCGATAGCCAGTCTTATACGGTCGCGGGGGTGGTCTCCTGGAAAATCACCGATTTTGGCGTGACGGCCAATAAAGTGGACCGCGCACGTGCTTTAGCCAGTGAGAAACAGGCGGCACTTCGCTCTCAGGAAAACCAAACCCGTCTGGCGGTGTTGAAAGCCTGGCGGACGTTGCAAGTGGCGGAAAAACAAGTCACGTCGAATCAATTAGCAGTCAAGCAAGCCGAAGAGGCTCAGCGTTTGATTATGAAACGTTATAAAGGTGGTATTGCCACCATGACCGAGGTTCTGGCGAGTCAGGCACAGCTCGATAAGGCACGAGCGAATTTGGTCAATGCTGTTTTCGAGAAAAATATACAAAAAGCTACGTTGCGCCTTGAAACCGGCACCATGAGTGTCGAGCAACTGTAACCAAACCATAGAATCGAATTTCAAAATTTTAAAGTTTTTTAAAGGGTAGACGAATGAAAACCATTGCAAAATTGATACTGTCAAGCAGCCTGGTTGCCGCCATTGGCCTTTCCGGTTGCGGCAAAGAGGCGACAGAGACCGATAACGCTGATAACACCGATAAAGCCGTTCAAACCATCAAAGCGCCGGTGGAAACCGTGAGCTTGGGCACCATTCCGCTGAAAGCGGTTGTGCCGGGTGCCGTGGTGCCGGATCAAAAGGCGCAAATTGCCTCGCGTCTGATGGGGTACATTAAAAACCTGGATGTGAAAGTCGGCCAGCAAGTGAAAAAAGGTGAATTGCTTTTCTCCATCGACTCCAGTGATGTCAATAGCCAGATTTTGCAGGCGAAGTCGGCTTACCAGCAAGCGGAAGCGGCTCTAAAAGATGCCAAACTTGACTATGACCGATTTTCCAAACTCTATAAAGAAGATTCGGTGTCCAAACAGCAGTTCGACAAGATTAATTTGCAATATAAAGTGGCACAAGAGAATTTAGTGTCGGCTAAAACGGCCTTGAATCAAGCGAAATCACAGTTGAATTACGCTAATGTAAAAGCACCGTTTGATGGTGTGGTGGTTGATAAAATGGCTGTGGCCGGTGATTTGGCGGCACCGGGTAATCCTGTTTTGGTGTTGGAGAACTTGAAGTCGCTGAGTGTCAGAACCCAGGTAGCGGAAGATTTGTTTGCAGTGCTTCGCCCGGGGGATGAGGCGGAAGTGATTATCGATGGTCAGTCGAAACCCTTAACCGGCACCATTTATACGCTGGTCAGCGCCGCCGATCCGAAAACACGTACCCATACGGTTAAGCTCAGTCTTCCGTCTTTGGTGAACGTCAACAGTGGGACCTTTGCTCGTGTCGGCTTTAAACGCGGTGAGCGTCAAACCATGATGGTGCCGAAATCAGCTGTTTTG
The nucleotide sequence above comes from Hydrogenovibrio thermophilus. Encoded proteins:
- a CDS encoding efflux RND transporter periplasmic adaptor subunit gives rise to the protein MKTIAKLILSSSLVAAIGLSGCGKEATETDNADNTDKAVQTIKAPVETVSLGTIPLKAVVPGAVVPDQKAQIASRLMGYIKNLDVKVGQQVKKGELLFSIDSSDVNSQILQAKSAYQQAEAALKDAKLDYDRFSKLYKEDSVSKQQFDKINLQYKVAQENLVSAKTALNQAKSQLNYANVKAPFDGVVVDKMAVAGDLAAPGNPVLVLENLKSLSVRTQVAEDLFAVLRPGDEAEVIIDGQSKPLTGTIYTLVSAADPKTRTHTVKLSLPSLVNVNSGTFARVGFKRGERQTMMVPKSAVLNRSGVEGVFVLEDGKANFHMVRLGEEIGDKVEIKAGLNLGDTIVVDNNISLLNGDNIEVLDVDTVLEPAEKEGAE
- a CDS encoding TolC family protein, with product MKPNVLRVFKPVSLPLISILISGLATSAAAAQLDFKSCVETALGQNPEMEVSQYRLQQAKYALAEADANRMPQITASMTGTNSNNALNVFGMKLNQRDASFRDFGFADMNKGVDYVPGDLNEPGSYTDFNTRLEVMIPVWNGGKVSSYQNQAKAMIKAAQHGDKAVQQHLTYNVYQAYEGVHTARAFVSVAEQAVKASESYVRTTKNLVEQGVVVRSELLSANVHLSEAKTALEQAQTQEQIALDNLRTLMALDQNAPLDVGPRIDISLPSDSLPELTNMATSTNPKLEASREESLSKRAAIDASKADQYPNFNIMVRGDTYDENLGFDSQSYTVAGVVSWKITDFGVTANKVDRARALASEKQAALRSQENQTRLAVLKAWRTLQVAEKQVTSNQLAVKQAEEAQRLIMKRYKGGIATMTEVLASQAQLDKARANLVNAVFEKNIQKATLRLETGTMSVEQL